In one Oncorhynchus masou masou isolate Uvic2021 chromosome 23, UVic_Omas_1.1, whole genome shotgun sequence genomic region, the following are encoded:
- the LOC135511027 gene encoding phosphatidylcholine:ceramide cholinephosphotransferase 1-like → MKKVGQWSAEEVSHWLSEEGMQEYGDSLQQADGPVLLRLTPDDFLTPPLSLVSSDNGRQLLERLETLRIEHHIEEHQKNGHANGHGRLPNGTAKPLRKGSLVLNGFRKEMVQIPIPMLEPERSGFPQEWGKTGVAFLYAVCCFVTTTVVISVVHERVPAKEHTPPLPDKFFDIFDRVEWAFSICEINGMLLVSLWLLQWTLLKYRSIIIRRFFFIVGTLYLYRCVTMYITTLPVPGMHFQCSPKLFGNWEVQMRRIIKLIAGGGLSITGSHTMCGDYLYSGHTVILTLSYLFIKEYSPKRFWWYHWFCWTLSAVGIFCILLAHDHYTVDVVVAYFITTRLFWWYHTMANQQALKETSQSNPFSRVWWFRLFQYFEGNVKGIVPRNYQLPCSWRSSPWSHGVKYSKVDTQ, encoded by the exons ATGAAGAAGGTGGGGCAGTGGTCGGCGGAGGAGGTGTCCCATTGGCTGAGCGAGGAGGGGATGCAGGAGTACGGCGACTCCCTCCAGCAGGCGGACGGACCCGTCCTGCTGCGGCTCACCCCGGATGACTTCCTGACCCCGCCCCTCTCACTGGTCTCATCAGACAATGGGCGGCAGCTCTTGGAACGGCTGGAGACCCTACGGATCGAGCATCACATTGAGGAGCACCAAAAAAACGGCCACGCCAATGGCCATGGGAGGCTGCCCAACGGCACTGCCAAGCCCCTGCGGAAAGGTTCGCTGGTGCTTAATGGCTTCCGGAAGGAGATGGTCCAAATCCCCATCCCCATGTTGGAGCCTGAACGCTCTGGGTTCCCCCAGGAGTGGGGCAAGACAGGCGTAGCGTTCCTCTACGCAGTTTGCTGCTTTGTCACTACCACTGTGGTCATCTCGGTGGTCCATGAGAGGGTGCCGGCCAAGGAGCATACCCCACCGCTGCCCGATAAGTTCTTTGACATTTTTGACCGGGTGGAGTGGGCCTTCTCTATCTGCGAGATCAATGGCATGCTGCTGGTGAGTCTGTGGCTGCTGCAGTGGACCCTGCTCAAGTACAG ATCAATAATCATCCGTCGGTTCTTCTTCATTGTGGGTACCCTCTACCTGTACAGATGTGTCACCATGTAcataaccactctgcctgttccaGGGATGCACTTCCAATGCTCTCCAAAG CTATTTGGGAACTGGGAGGTTCAGATGAGGAGGATCATAAAGCTGATCGCCGGCGGAGGCCTGTCAATCACCGGCTCCCACACCATGTGTGGAGACTACCTGTACAGCGGCCACACAGTCATTCTAACACTATCATATCTCTTTATCAAAGAGT ATTCCCCTAAGAGGTTTTGGTGGTACCACTGGTTCTGCTGGACTCTGAGTGCAGTAGGCATCTTCTGCATCCTGCTAGCCCATGACCACTATACTGTGGACGTGGTGGTGGCTTATTTCATCACAACACGTCTCTTCTGGTGGTACCACACCATGGCCAACCAGCAG GCGCTGAAAGAGACGTCCCAGAGTAACCCATTCTCCAGAGTCTGGTGGTTTCGACTGTTCCAGTACTTTGAGGGAAACGTCAAGGGCATTGTCCCTCGAAATTATCAGCTGCCGTGTTCATGGCGATCGTCTCCGTGGAGCCATGGGGTAAAGTACAGCAAAGTGGACACCCAGTGA